Proteins co-encoded in one Acidobacteriota bacterium genomic window:
- a CDS encoding DUF1775 domain-containing protein — translation MRISLSNSSRCLRHGLVPLRMAVLAGMLSPLHAPLRAHVTLRPAQPLVPGGYATVNLNVPSERHVGTVSVTLEVPDAFLNAGGRLSRVEFPAGWEVKFEKQNKPGEVYEQEMNERSEREPSQPQPGAGGPSDQAQTPEQMQEAQVMDEARKQWIKRVTFSGGSIPPDGFKNFLLSFQMPKQLGTFRFPATQVYEDGKEVAWTELVEGAERPAPALSLTAPATRSMLEGQWPLVAGGFLLLAIGWMMGRGRAKHA, via the coding sequence ATGAGAATCAGTTTAAGCAATTCGTCGCGATGCCTGCGGCACGGTTTGGTCCCGCTCCGCATGGCTGTGCTTGCCGGAATGCTTTCGCCCCTGCACGCGCCCTTGCGCGCGCATGTTACCCTGCGCCCCGCGCAGCCGCTGGTGCCCGGCGGTTACGCGACCGTCAACTTAAACGTGCCCTCGGAACGCCACGTGGGAACGGTGTCAGTAACTCTGGAAGTGCCGGATGCCTTTCTCAACGCCGGCGGGAGGCTCAGCCGCGTGGAATTTCCGGCGGGCTGGGAAGTAAAGTTTGAGAAACAGAACAAACCCGGCGAGGTCTACGAGCAGGAGATGAACGAGCGTAGTGAGCGTGAGCCTAGTCAGCCCCAACCCGGCGCTGGAGGTCCGAGCGACCAGGCGCAGACGCCCGAACAGATGCAGGAAGCGCAAGTGATGGACGAGGCGCGCAAACAGTGGATCAAGCGCGTGACGTTCTCTGGCGGCAGTATTCCTCCCGATGGCTTTAAGAATTTTCTGCTGAGTTTTCAGATGCCTAAGCAACTCGGAACGTTTCGTTTTCCCGCCACGCAGGTCTACGAGGACGGCAAAGAAGTCGCCTGGACTGAACTCGTGGAGGGGGCCGAGCGGCCCGCGCCCGCGCTTTCCCTTACGGCGCCCGCAACCCGCTCCATGCTGGAAGGCCAATGGCCATTGGTCGCAGGCGGTTTCCTGTTGCTGGCAATTGGCTGGATGATGGGGCGCGGCCGCGCGAAGCACGCGTAG